The Bacteroidales bacterium genomic sequence GTAAATTACATCATCGGTTTCAATTTCTCTGCCGCAGGTCACACATTGATAACTGAATTTTTGGTTCATCTCCGTTTTATTTAGGGTTATTTGTATTCGTTAATCACTCCGGTTCGCTCATTAAAAGCTATAATTTTCCGGTCCCATTCATCCACCATTTTCCAGGAGTTTTTCCAGTAGTTTTCATCGTACCACTGGGCATTGAGCTCTTCTACAGTCTTTCCCTGCTGCTCAATCCAGGTAAAATACTTCAGGTTATGAATGCGCTTTTTTTCATAATAACCAAGTTCGATCAGGTAATCGGTCGACAGGCCTGCAATACCCGAATAGAAATCCACTGCCGCCTGCTGCGCGGTGTAATTCCCATGTGCTTTGTGTTCTTCGGCCAGTCTCGATTTATACATTTCCATCGAATCAGTTGCGACGGTGAAGATAATATCATTTTCGTTCAGCTCGTAAAACTTAGCCATTTTTATGCATCCCATCATATTAGCTATGGAGGAAATGCCCATCAGGTGGAGTTTTTCGACCAGTTCAGGGCTAACGTTGGCTTCATCAACAAGGAATTTCTTTCCTTCTTGTTCATTAAACAGGCGCATGATGCTGATGTTGGCTTCATCGTCAATGCCGGCTACCATGTCAAGATTTTTTACATTGAAAATCCAGGGAATATGTTTATCGCCGATACCTTCGATACGATGGCCGCCATAACCATTGTACAGCATGGTGGGGCACTGCAACGCTTCACCGGCACAAACTTTTACCAGAGGGTGCTTTTCTCTTATAAAATCACCTGAGCCGAGTGTGCCTGCAGATCCCTGCGTCAGGAATAGGGCGCTGAATTTTGAATTGGGGGTTTTGACTTTTTCAAATACTTCCTGCATAGCTGGTCCGGTAACGGCATAATGCCAAAGTGGATTTCCAATTTCGCTGAACTGGTTCAGGGTAACAATCTGATCACCCCGCTCTGCTTCCAGTACTTTCACTTTATCATAGATCTCTTTTACATTGCTCTCACAACCATGTGTGGCAAAAATCTCAGCGCCAACTTTACGCAGCCATTCAAAACGCTCCTGCGACATCCCCTCCGGCAGCACGGCTATGGATTCACAACCCAGCAGGTAGGAGTCGTAAGCGCCGCCACGGCAATAATTCCCTGTTGATGGCCATAGCGCCTTTTGTCGGGTAGGATCGAACCGGCCGGAAATCAGCTTTTCAACCAACGGCCCAAAGGTAGCCCCTACCTTATGCGCTCCCGTTGGAAAATATTTCCCGATCAGGACAATAATCCTTGCTTTCACGCCGGTCAACCCGGAAGGGAGTTCTAAGTAATTCACATCACCAAAACCACCGCCAAACTCAGTCGGCTCGTTTTTCCAGGTAATCCTGAAAAGGTTTAATGTGTTCAAATCCCACAATCCCAGCTTACGGAGTTTATCCTTTATTTTGTCCGGAATCAATTCCGGGTTCCGCATTTGCTGATATGTTGGTATTATAATGTGCCGGTCGCGACATCGCTGCACGGTATTATCCAAAACTTTTTCTGTCTCTTTATCCATTTTGCTTAGATCAAATTTTTCGTTGCCTGGTAAATCATCTTCATTTCGGTAATTTCAGGAAGTTCGATACTGCCACCTTTTTCAGTGAATACATCAATATGCTCTATGGCAAAGGTTTTCTTGTTTAATATGGCCATGCAATCGTCATTTTCGAAAATCATCGCATCCCAGTTTTCGGAAAGAATGCTAAGGTTGCCATTTTTCTTCATGGTCAGATGAACCAGCTTTCCATCTTTAGCCAGGAGGAAGCCGGAGGTTTCGTTTTTAAAACTATCCTTTTCGAAGTGCAGCCTCATTTTATCTTTATACGGGACTCCCGCTGTGGGGCAAAATGTTGTACAGTTTCCGCACTCATTGCACCAGTCGGCAATATTGATGACCTGGTATTTCTGTCGGACATCAAGTTTTCGTTTGAATTTTACATTGAAGAAATCATCGCCATATTTCACAATGGGGATATCCAGCTCCTCTGTATTTATTTCAAAGCCGAAGAAAGCATGATTAGGACAAACGCTCACGCAAACGTTACAAATTACGTCGCATTGCAGACACCTGGCAGCTTCATAGTTCGACTGCAATTTCGTTAACGGAGAGATGACCAGATTGAAGTTTCGCCGTTCATCAGCAGGAAGAATTTTTTGCCTGACAGCCGCTTCGCGTCTTGTTTTTTTGATTTTTAAACCGGCAAATTCATCATTACTGAGCATTTTGATTGGCGGCTCGGTAGGGGAAATTTTTTCCTTCTTCATGATCTCAATGGCTACTTTCCGACCATCACCGATAGCTTTAATTGCTGTAGCAGCACCCCGCAAAGCATCGCCACCAATAAAAACATTTTCAATTTTGGTCTGGTAGGAGCCATTTCTTGTTTTCAGCAAATCAGCGTCCACAAAATCTATATCCAACTCCTGACCAATGGCAGGAATAATAGTATCAAATTCATAGCTATGATCCGAATCAGGTATTTCGACAGGCAAAGGTCTACCGCTGCTGTCCGTTCCCTTAAACTCCATATCGAGGCACTCCAGCCCTGTTACTACGCCATTTTCTTCCAATATTTTGATGGGTGAAACCAACTCAATAAATTCAATTCCCTCATCCATCACGGCTTTTATTTCACCACGATCGGCCGGCATCTCGTTGATCGTCCGGCGGTAGATTATTGTTACTGAACCGCTGTCGCCAACCAGCCGAAAGGCAGTTCGTGCAGCATCCATAGCCGTATTTCCGCCACCAATAACGGCAACATTTTTACCTATGGCAACGTCCCCGTTGCGTTTTGCTTTTCTGAGGAACTCCAATGGGTCCAATACCCCAACGGCATCGCACCCTTTTAAATTTAGCTTTCGGGAAACCTGGGCACCTGTTGCTATATATGCATAATTATAATTTTTGCAAATACTTTCGAATTTCTGTTTATCTATTTTTTGACCTTCTATAATGTTTACTCCACTTTTCTTTATCCGCTCAATGTCTTTGGCGATGTTGGGGTCAGACAGTCTGAACGTAGGAATTGCACCTGAAATCATGCCCCCGGCTTTGTTCTCTGTTTCAAAAACATCCACCTGAAAACCGGCCTGATTGAGGAACCATGCACACGACAAGCCTGATGGTCCGGCGCCAATAATGGCAACTTTCTTCTCTATTTTTTTCGCTGCTATGGAAGTTTCCAGCGTATCACCGTTGATATTCTCAGCCACATATCTTTTTACTTCACGAATCATAACCGGTTCATCATAGTTTATACGCGTACATTTCGTCTGGCATAAATGGTCACAAATAGCCCCGGTGACAGATGGAAAAGGATTGTTGGCAATTATATATCTGAAAGCATTTTTAATATCATCCTTACCGGCATGCCAAAGGTAATCCGGGATATGCTGGTTGGTGTGACACTTCCCGATACAGGGAGCGGCGATGCAATCATATGGGTTTAATGGTCGTTCAGTCTTTATATCAGTGCTTTGAAAAATATTTTTCTGATAGGCCTTGTTGTTTAACGTATGTATTGCGTACCCTTTCAGGTGATCAAGCGCTGCAGTGCTTGCATTGTATTCTGTGCTGGTTTTAAGAATATACTCAAAAACGTTTTTAGCCTGCACCTGAGCAAAAGCCTTCGACAATTGCTCAAAATATTGCACCAATCGGGCATAGCCACCTGGTTTCAGCAGGTCGGAACAAACGGTGATGGTGCTAAAACCACAGGTAATCAGTTTAGATATATTAAAACAATCGGCTCCACCTGAAAAGGACAACTGCAGGTTACCTTCAAATTTTGTTTGCAGGTTGGCGGCCAGATTCACGGCAATTGGATGCAACGCATTGCCACTAAGGTATATTTTCTCTTCTTTTTCGGGCAAACGCTTTTTCTTGTTAAAACACTCAAGGGTATTGCTTAACTTAAATCCAAGCGCCAGTTTCATCTCTTCAGCCGTCTTTTGGAGATTTTGAATCAAAGCAATGGCATCGGCATATTGCAGGTCATTTTCAAAAGATGAATCGGGAATTCTAACATCAAAACCACGTTCCTGGTTCAGAATAGCTCTCACCGAGCGGGCTCCAAGCAATGTAGGGTTAAATTTGACGGTAGTATGTAATTTTTTATCCACCATCAGGTATTTGACGATATATTCAATTTCACGTGAAGGGCAGCCATGCATGGTCGATAGTGTAACGCTGTTTGATATCTCCGAAGGTATCCTGAGGGTTGTGATTGCCGGATACAAGTGTTTGACCGAACGTATTTTCTCCGCCAGTTCTGCACTACAATCTTTCATTTTATCAATAAACCATTGCACTTTCCGGCTTCTTACCTGGTCGAGGTTATAACCTATGCTCATATTAAAAATGGTCCCAACCTCCACATTCTTGCGAAGACTGGAATATAACCGGTGATGCAGCACATGAATTAATATCCATGCATTAAGGTATTGATCAAAGGAATCGGATATCTCCAATTCCTGCGACCATTCGCAGTTGTAGCCTTCATACTGCATGTCGATGCAGGGCTTTGTCACTTCAAGATGATCATTTTCCTGAATGGTCTTTAACTCAATAAACCTCGCTCCACATAGCCATCCCGAAACGATGTTCTGCGCTAATTGGGTATGCGGACCGGCGGCGAGACCAATAGGATTATGGAGGGTTTTTCCACCCGACTTAGTGTATAAAAAGTGATTTTGCCAGGGTTTATAAAATAATTTCTCGGGAATACCTAAAATCTCCGATTTGGTGTCAAGGTCTTTGAGAATAAGTTGCAGCAGTTGCTCCAGCGATGGAGGATAGAATTTATCAGACATTTGAATTTTCTTGTGGTCAACGATGCGCAAATGTAAGTATTAATCAGAAGGTAATTATCTATATTTTTGTAAAAAATGATAATTTTTATTGAATTTAAATTGTAAATCCTAAATCCCTGATTCATTAATTTTGTATTAAATTGTCTATTAATAACTTAAAGTAATTTCACCGGATAAAACCAAAATAAACACTTTGCATTTCAGTTTGATTGCAAACAGTTGAAAAATGAAAATTTCTGACGAGCAATTTATGGCCTTGGCAATTTTGGAGGCAAAAAAAGGAAAAACGCCTTTTGGATGTGTAATTGTGTCCGACAATGAAATTGCAACCAGGGCGCACAATACGGTGAAGACCGATCAGGATCCCACAGCCCACGCAGAAATCAATGCTATCAGATCACTCTTTAAAAACAAACAACTTAATCCGGCTGATTTGACTCTATATACTACCTGTGAACCTTGTCCCATGTGCATCAGCGCCACCATATTTGCCGGAATTGGCAGAGTCGTTTTCGGGGTTTCAATCACTGAAATCAGCCAGTATTACCGACAAATCACGATTCCCAGCATTGAAATAACAGAGCGTGGATTTTCTAACATTGAAGTTAAAGGCGGTGTATTGTATCAGGAATGCTTAGCTTTGCTGAAAAATCACGGTTTATGATACCTGCCCGAATGCTCGCATTTGACAAAGCACCTGCGGAAATTTTTACCCGGGGCGAAAAGAATTTGAGAAAATTCTTTAGCGGATTCGATTTTGACTTTTCTTCTGCCAGTCCTTTTTTGTTGATCTTCCTGAGCGGGGGGTCTGAGCGGTCTGCCATTGAATCGGTAGCTAAAAATCACTTTTATATACTACTTGCTTTCGAAGAAAACAATTCGTGGGCTGCCGCTACCGAAACCAAAGCCTGGATGGATCAAAACAATATCGACTGCCTGCTGGCGGATATGAATAATGCCGGGGATCGTACAATGGTCAGCCTGTTTTTAAACACAATAACAGCCCTCGAACGATTAAAAGGAAAAAAAATAGGGCTGATCGGTGAAGTATCAGATTGGCTGATTGCCTCAGATATCGAAAGAGATCTGCTGGTTGACAAACTCGGAATAAGGTTGGAAAAGATCAACTGGAACAGTGTCCCGGACTTTAAATCTCTTGATCCCGATCCATCATTTTTAGAAAAATATTCATACAAAAACCTCGGGGCTATTATAGAGGCTGCCAAAGTTCAGCATGCATTGAGCAAGATCAGGGAAGTACGTCAATTGGATGCATTAACCATCGAGTGCTTTTCGCTGGTGCAAACTGAAGGGGTGACCGCCTGTCTTGCCCTTTCCTATTTCAACGACAAGGGAATACCGGCCGGTTGCGAGGGCGATCTCGTGAGCATGGTTGGAATGATGCTGGTTCAGGCAATAACCGGGATCATTCCCTGGATGGCCAACCTGGTAAAAGTAGGGTCCGACCTGGTGAAATTTGCCCATTGCACGGCGCCAACCC encodes the following:
- the ygfK gene encoding putative selenate reductase subunit YgfK, whose translation is MSDKFYPPSLEQLLQLILKDLDTKSEILGIPEKLFYKPWQNHFLYTKSGGKTLHNPIGLAAGPHTQLAQNIVSGWLCGARFIELKTIQENDHLEVTKPCIDMQYEGYNCEWSQELEISDSFDQYLNAWILIHVLHHRLYSSLRKNVEVGTIFNMSIGYNLDQVRSRKVQWFIDKMKDCSAELAEKIRSVKHLYPAITTLRIPSEISNSVTLSTMHGCPSREIEYIVKYLMVDKKLHTTVKFNPTLLGARSVRAILNQERGFDVRIPDSSFENDLQYADAIALIQNLQKTAEEMKLALGFKLSNTLECFNKKKRLPEKEEKIYLSGNALHPIAVNLAANLQTKFEGNLQLSFSGGADCFNISKLITCGFSTITVCSDLLKPGGYARLVQYFEQLSKAFAQVQAKNVFEYILKTSTEYNASTAALDHLKGYAIHTLNNKAYQKNIFQSTDIKTERPLNPYDCIAAPCIGKCHTNQHIPDYLWHAGKDDIKNAFRYIIANNPFPSVTGAICDHLCQTKCTRINYDEPVMIREVKRYVAENINGDTLETSIAAKKIEKKVAIIGAGPSGLSCAWFLNQAGFQVDVFETENKAGGMISGAIPTFRLSDPNIAKDIERIKKSGVNIIEGQKIDKQKFESICKNYNYAYIATGAQVSRKLNLKGCDAVGVLDPLEFLRKAKRNGDVAIGKNVAVIGGGNTAMDAARTAFRLVGDSGSVTIIYRRTINEMPADRGEIKAVMDEGIEFIELVSPIKILEENGVVTGLECLDMEFKGTDSSGRPLPVEIPDSDHSYEFDTIIPAIGQELDIDFVDADLLKTRNGSYQTKIENVFIGGDALRGAATAIKAIGDGRKVAIEIMKKEKISPTEPPIKMLSNDEFAGLKIKKTRREAAVRQKILPADERRNFNLVISPLTKLQSNYEAARCLQCDVICNVCVSVCPNHAFFGFEINTEELDIPIVKYGDDFFNVKFKRKLDVRQKYQVINIADWCNECGNCTTFCPTAGVPYKDKMRLHFEKDSFKNETSGFLLAKDGKLVHLTMKKNGNLSILSENWDAMIFENDDCMAILNKKTFAIEHIDVFTEKGGSIELPEITEMKMIYQATKNLI
- a CDS encoding pyridoxal-phosphate dependent enzyme, yielding MDKETEKVLDNTVQRCRDRHIIIPTYQQMRNPELIPDKIKDKLRKLGLWDLNTLNLFRITWKNEPTEFGGGFGDVNYLELPSGLTGVKARIIVLIGKYFPTGAHKVGATFGPLVEKLISGRFDPTRQKALWPSTGNYCRGGAYDSYLLGCESIAVLPEGMSQERFEWLRKVGAEIFATHGCESNVKEIYDKVKVLEAERGDQIVTLNQFSEIGNPLWHYAVTGPAMQEVFEKVKTPNSKFSALFLTQGSAGTLGSGDFIREKHPLVKVCAGEALQCPTMLYNGYGGHRIEGIGDKHIPWIFNVKNLDMVAGIDDEANISIMRLFNEQEGKKFLVDEANVSPELVEKLHLMGISSIANMMGCIKMAKFYELNENDIIFTVATDSMEMYKSRLAEEHKAHGNYTAQQAAVDFYSGIAGLSTDYLIELGYYEKKRIHNLKYFTWIEQQGKTVEELNAQWYDENYWKNSWKMVDEWDRKIIAFNERTGVINEYK
- a CDS encoding nucleoside deaminase, with product MKISDEQFMALAILEAKKGKTPFGCVIVSDNEIATRAHNTVKTDQDPTAHAEINAIRSLFKNKQLNPADLTLYTTCEPCPMCISATIFAGIGRVVFGVSITEISQYYRQITIPSIEITERGFSNIEVKGGVLYQECLALLKNHGL